The Candidatus Poribacteria bacterium genome includes a region encoding these proteins:
- a CDS encoding biopolymer transporter ExbD produces the protein MRVKSKKASGELPELQMGPMVDCVFLLLIFFMVSNVLRVPPPFRVDLPESKARAEFARKKFNIYVNAIGQISVDDKRIADLDSLENFLGLNQRNIETLIIRADKNAFHGIVVDIMERAKRRGIDNIAIAVNEGEYTRAL, from the coding sequence ATGCGTGTGAAATCCAAGAAGGCGTCAGGAGAACTGCCTGAGCTCCAAATGGGGCCCATGGTGGATTGCGTCTTCCTGCTCCTGATCTTCTTCATGGTGTCCAACGTCCTCCGAGTTCCGCCCCCGTTCCGGGTCGATCTACCGGAGTCGAAGGCTCGGGCGGAGTTCGCTCGGAAGAAGTTCAATATCTACGTGAACGCGATCGGACAGATCTCGGTCGACGACAAGCGCATCGCGGACCTGGATTCACTCGAGAACTTCCTCGGACTGAATCAGCGCAATATCGAGACCTTGATCATTCGTGCTGACAAGAACGCGTTCCACGGTATCGTCGTGGACATCATGGAGCGTGCGAAGCGCAGAGGCATCGACAACATCGCGATCGCCGTCAACGAAGGCGAGTACACGCGCGCGCTCTAA
- a CDS encoding asparagine synthetase B — protein sequence MALVWALATISVAQDWLLVPMDRRQTDHLKAYGLTYWTLQEPREYRAEWLLNYRGGSFLLEDRADVRRRALAMGVAVERCSDADRSAIRSVMDDSNMDTVVLEKAPKIAVYAPPEDTPFRDPWDDAVKLALRYAEIPYDTIWDRDVLAGVLEAQNYDWLHLHHEDFTGQHGKFYGVYRSAAWYQQRVALFESEAKALGFASVPRLKGAVALAIRDYVAQGGFLFAMCSAPETLDIALATNGGAVDVVAPELDGTPIASGFAQRLDFAGTLAFSGAALVTDPYVYEFSDIDDPKPEMSPDTGAQDFALFEFSAKHDPIPTMLTQDHVTKVPGFLGQSTSFRMGRLRDTITVLADIPGSDYAKYIHGKLGKGTFTFLGGHDPEDYQHRVGEEDTRLELHKNSPGYRLILNNVLFPAAREKPQKT from the coding sequence ATGGCACTCGTTTGGGCCCTCGCGACGATCTCCGTCGCGCAAGATTGGCTCCTCGTCCCGATGGATCGGCGTCAGACCGATCACCTCAAGGCGTACGGGCTCACCTACTGGACGCTGCAGGAACCGCGCGAATACCGCGCCGAGTGGCTCCTGAACTATCGTGGGGGCAGCTTCCTGCTCGAGGATCGTGCCGATGTGCGCCGTAGAGCGCTTGCCATGGGAGTCGCCGTGGAAAGGTGCTCCGACGCAGACCGATCCGCCATCCGTAGCGTGATGGACGACTCCAACATGGACACGGTCGTCTTGGAGAAAGCTCCCAAGATCGCCGTCTATGCCCCGCCCGAGGACACGCCGTTTCGGGACCCGTGGGATGACGCCGTCAAGCTCGCGTTGCGCTACGCCGAGATTCCGTACGACACGATCTGGGACCGAGACGTGCTCGCCGGAGTGCTCGAGGCGCAGAACTACGACTGGCTCCACCTGCACCATGAGGATTTCACCGGGCAGCACGGGAAGTTCTACGGTGTCTATCGCAGCGCCGCATGGTACCAGCAGCGCGTCGCGCTGTTCGAGTCCGAAGCGAAGGCTCTCGGGTTCGCGTCAGTCCCCCGACTCAAGGGAGCCGTCGCGCTTGCCATTCGCGACTACGTGGCACAGGGAGGGTTCCTGTTCGCGATGTGCTCAGCGCCGGAAACGCTCGACATCGCGCTCGCAACCAACGGCGGCGCCGTCGATGTCGTCGCACCGGAGCTCGACGGCACGCCGATCGCGTCGGGTTTCGCCCAACGCCTCGATTTCGCGGGCACGCTCGCCTTTTCCGGTGCAGCCCTGGTCACCGATCCGTACGTCTACGAGTTCTCCGACATCGATGACCCGAAGCCGGAGATGTCGCCGGATACCGGAGCGCAGGACTTCGCCCTGTTCGAGTTCTCCGCGAAGCACGACCCCATCCCGACGATGCTCACACAGGATCACGTGACCAAGGTTCCCGGATTCCTCGGTCAGTCCACGTCGTTCCGGATGGGACGTCTGCGCGACACGATCACCGTCCTCGCCGACATCCCGGGCTCCGACTACGCCAAGTACATCCACGGAAAGCTTGGGAAAGGGACGTTCACATTCCTCGGCGGACACGACCCGGAGGACTACCAACATCGCGTCGGCGAAGAGGACACACGGCTGGAGCTCCACAAGAACTCACCTGGGTACCGGCTCATCCTGAACAACGTTCTGTTCCCCGCCGCCCGCGAGAAACCTCAGAAGACCTAA
- a CDS encoding biopolymer transporter ExbD codes for MLQKTHVEEAVVERKARRQPAVNMTPMIDCVFLLIIFFMLSTTFTPLPGIRVKLPPPGRPSSDKPKGAVLRIQDPAPGAKEGIMLLSQGGVEDIVTFENTYARFMNATPEEKDMLIIQSGRSVRHDQIVHVMDLAKRAGIEKIGFAMVARE; via the coding sequence ATGCTGCAAAAGACCCACGTCGAGGAAGCCGTCGTCGAGCGGAAGGCGAGACGACAGCCGGCAGTCAACATGACGCCGATGATCGACTGCGTCTTCCTGCTCATCATCTTCTTCATGTTGTCTACGACGTTCACGCCGCTCCCTGGGATCCGTGTGAAGCTCCCGCCTCCTGGTCGTCCGAGCTCGGACAAGCCCAAGGGCGCCGTCCTGCGGATTCAGGACCCCGCTCCCGGCGCGAAGGAGGGGATCATGCTCCTGAGCCAGGGCGGCGTTGAAGACATCGTGACGTTCGAGAACACGTACGCCCGGTTCATGAACGCGACGCCCGAAGAGAAGGATATGCTGATCATCCAGTCGGGTCGGAGCGTTCGACATGACCAGATCGTGCACGTGATGGACCTTGCCAAGCGTGCCGGCATCGAGAAGATCGGCTTCGCGATGGTTGCTCGCGAGTAG